A segment of the Serratia fonticola genome:
TTTTGGGCAAGGGGATACTTTGTCGATACGGTAGGAGTAAGCGAAGAAATAATCAGGCGATACGTGAGGCATCAGGATAAGAAGGACCAAGAGATCGAACAGCAAATGGAGTTGTTACAGGATTAACTCGGATATTGCCCCCTTCTAGGGGCGTCGTGTAAAGCCACCTCCTCAGGAGGTGGTCTTTTACTTATATCTTACCGGCATAGGTTAGTTTACTATTGCACGGATGTTGAACAAGCAAGGCAAGTTTATTTTGAATTTAAATGGGATGCAGCAAAAATAGCAAAAATCTGTCATATCATTGAGAAATGTGAGGTGCCGGGGGGGATTACATATCTAACATTATAGAACGCGACTTAGATAATGATGAAGTAAGCATATCTGAAATAATCATTCCTAACCTATATTCAGCTATCGTATCTGTACATGAGTTTTCAGAAGTTCAAAGGAGGCTGGACAAACACAACTTTATGGGAAAAGTAAGCGGAGGCTCTAAAAAAACAGTATTTTATAGAGGAAGTAAAGTACTGTCGCCAGATGAAATTATTGACATAAGAAAGAATAACAATCTCTGTCTTGCTCTTTATAGTAGATGTCTTGGTGGCTATACACTTATTAGATGTATGATATTAAATCATAGGTAGTCATACTATAAGAGATGGCAGGATTAGAGATTTTTGCTTTTCATAGAAAGCAGTAAGTTTTTTCCCTTTGCCTTTATCGATACTTTGAACAAAGGAAATAATTCCAAGAATTATCTCGTGTTTGTTGGGTATTTTATTTCGCACAAGATCATAAATTCTTTTTCTATACAGACAATAAATTTTTTTACTTATTGTTATTTTCGGTGTTACGGTGAGACCTGTGACCTCTCTTCTTACTTTAGGGCCTAGGAGTTTTTCTTTTTTTTCATTGATGGAAAAGCCTTCATCTCCTAATATCTCTTTAATTAAATAAGATGCTTTTTCAATGGTTAGGAGTTTGTTTCCGGATATACATAAATCGTCAGCGTATCGAGTATACGTTAATGCTCTTTTTTTACAATATGTCGATATGCGATGATCAAGCCGTAAGCAAACAAGATTTGATATAGCCGGGGATGTGGGGGCACCTTGTGGCAAGTAACCACCTTTCGTACAAAAAGAGGTCAAGGCGAATGCGACAGTGTTATTGTATCCAATATTTTTAAATAAAGTGTACACATGAGAAGCTTTAACATTAGTAAAAAAATCTTTCAAATCAAGATTCAATATATATTGATTGCCTTCATGTGGTTTAGCATTGTCTAAAATAGACCTATTCTTAATGAAACCTTTAGCATAGATAGATGGTGAAAGTTTATCAAGAATATTCCTAAGTATCCATCGTTGTATTGCCTTCAGTTCCCTAATAGGACTCTCTATGAGTCTAACTCCTCCTGCTTTCTTTTTCATTTCAATACGATGATAATATCTATCGTTTTTAAAGCTAAATTTCGCTATAACTTCAACTGGAAGTCGACTAGACAGAGATATATCATCCATGTTTTCGATTATAGGAAGAGATAATAGTTGTTGCGTATACTTACCTTGATGATTATTCATATTTGAGTTCATAATTTCATCTTAATAACTATGCATGGATAAGTGTGCGCTAGTTTTTAACGACTATAGCGTAGGCGGATGTACGAGGAACCCAAATCACGGTGGGGTGATTTGGGTTAATCGATCATCACGCTATCTCTGTGATGAACTGCGGGAACGGAGAGGCTCTCCATCCACTGTGAACTTGTTAAAATAAAAACTAACAAACCCACCTGCTTAAAAACTAGCACACGTACGGATTCTATAGGAAATTAAAATCACTGTCTAGCATATTGTTTATTCATAATTTTAGTTCGCAATTCAGTTAATGATAGTTTCATGTAGAAACTATTTACTATAGAATCATATCCTAGCTTTGTTATTGTGAATGTACCCTCTTGCTGATTGATCATTCCGGCTCTAATTAACGAGTGAGTCGCTGCTTTGCATGCTATATTATCTTTGTTTACAAACCTTCTCTTCATAATTAACTCCATTAATTTGTAAATGGAAACAATATTCAAGTTATCGAAAAGATAAATTAAAATGAGTACATGCTTGGAATATAATAGGATGTTATCCAGTTCTTTCTTTTGTCTACGAGTGGATGGCAACGATGATTTTATTTTGCCAAGTACTTTCTGTACATGAATAGGGTTGTTTTCATTAAACTCTTTAGGTATGTCAAATATTTCACCGCCATGGGATCGTACAAGCCTGATTGGGCCATGGTTTATGAAGCTTTTCCCTGACTTGTATTCACCTAAACGCATAACAAGCATTTTTTCAGCAAGATTCTTATCCATGGAAAATGCCCCTAATTCAGCAAAGGAACCAGGGCTTTCAGGTATTAAAACAATCAAATCGACAGAGTCGGCTAACTGAGTTTCCAACGAAAGTAGACTATTCCGACCTTGACCTTCAAGGAGGTCTTCAAATAGATCTTCTGGGTAAGTAAGTGTTATATTTTTTTCTTGCGAAAGAAAGACTGAAAACTTATAGCGTAGACTTTTTTTATCAGATTTATCTTTCCCACATAAGAATATAGTCTTTTTAGAGTCATCGAAGCCATTGATTAATAAATTTCTTATTTCATCCACGGTTTGAGCTACTTGAAAATCGGGGAAGTCTTTTATAATACTCTGCTTACCAGGAGATTTCATTTTTACTCCTAACAGTTACATTGAACTATTACTCTGTTAATCCACGTCATCTTATATACTGCCATACAATAGCAGGGATCTTATCGTACAGTTTACCCATAGTGAGTTCTGCCAGTCTATGATCAGCGGCTGCATAGAAGGTTTCAAGCTGATCATTGTTCAATTCGTATTTGTTCTTATCAATCACTTTCTCAAGCGTTGAAACGCTTGTACAACGTCGTAATTGCATAATCCAGTCTATCTTTGTCATTTCCGTGCTCAGTGCCAATTTTAAAGGTGATGTATCTATGATATCGCAGATAGTGGAAGTAGGGTAGAGCAACTGTAGGGGATTAGTGGGGCGAACAGTGCTGAAGTATCGTTACTTATGAATAAAATGGCTGCTAAGGTAACTGGCCTTTAGTTAGCGAAACAATTATAAAGAAGAACTGTTATTCTATAACTAAAAAGCACAAGAGATTACCTACTAAAGTAAAAAGCGAAGCATTTTAAATATTAAGAAGAATTAGAGCGTGATGGTTAAAACTTGAAGTG
Coding sequences within it:
- a CDS encoding retron St85 family RNA-directed DNA polymerase; the encoded protein is MNNHQGKYTQQLLSLPIIENMDDISLSSRLPVEVIAKFSFKNDRYYHRIEMKKKAGGVRLIESPIRELKAIQRWILRNILDKLSPSIYAKGFIKNRSILDNAKPHEGNQYILNLDLKDFFTNVKASHVYTLFKNIGYNNTVAFALTSFCTKGGYLPQGAPTSPAISNLVCLRLDHRISTYCKKRALTYTRYADDLCISGNKLLTIEKASYLIKEILGDEGFSINEKKEKLLGPKVRREVTGLTVTPKITISKKIYCLYRKRIYDLVRNKIPNKHEIILGIISFVQSIDKGKGKKLTAFYEKQKSLILPSLIV
- a CDS encoding retron St85 family effector protein; translation: MKSPGKQSIIKDFPDFQVAQTVDEIRNLLINGFDDSKKTIFLCGKDKSDKKSLRYKFSVFLSQEKNITLTYPEDLFEDLLEGQGRNSLLSLETQLADSVDLIVLIPESPGSFAELGAFSMDKNLAEKMLVMRLGEYKSGKSFINHGPIRLVRSHGGEIFDIPKEFNENNPIHVQKVLGKIKSSLPSTRRQKKELDNILLYSKHVLILIYLFDNLNIVSIYKLMELIMKRRFVNKDNIACKAATHSLIRAGMINQQEGTFTITKLGYDSIVNSFYMKLSLTELRTKIMNKQYARQ
- the hha gene encoding hemolysin expression modulator Hha, whose amino-acid sequence is MTKIDWIMQLRRCTSVSTLEKVIDKNKYELNNDQLETFYAAADHRLAELTMGKLYDKIPAIVWQYIR